One Serinicoccus chungangensis genomic window carries:
- the dhaK gene encoding dihydroxyacetone kinase subunit DhaK, producing MKKLLNDPADVVVEALAGMAAAHPDHLRVDLDHKLVLRAGSPVSGKVALVSGGGSGHEPLHGGFVGRGMLDAACAGEVFTSPVPDQILAATTAVDGGAGVLHIVKNYTGDVMNFEMAAELAADSGVQVEAVVTDDDVAVQDSLFTAGRRGVGVTVLLEKIVGAAAEEGQDLAACAELARRVNAQGRSMGIALTSCTVPAAGKPTFELADDEMEIGIGIHGEPGRSTEKLAPAREVAARLVEPVVSDLGLESGESVIAFVNGMGGTPLLELYVMYGEVARLLEQAGVTVARSLVGNYITSLEMAGCSVTLLRVDEEMVRLWDAPVDTPGLRWGG from the coding sequence ATGAAGAAGCTGCTCAACGACCCCGCTGACGTGGTCGTCGAGGCGCTGGCGGGGATGGCCGCGGCCCACCCCGACCACTTGCGCGTCGACCTGGACCACAAGCTCGTGCTCCGGGCCGGTTCGCCGGTCTCCGGCAAGGTCGCCCTCGTCTCCGGCGGGGGCTCCGGCCACGAACCGCTGCACGGCGGGTTCGTCGGCCGCGGCATGCTCGACGCGGCCTGCGCCGGAGAGGTCTTCACCTCCCCGGTGCCCGACCAGATCCTGGCGGCGACGACCGCCGTCGACGGCGGTGCCGGGGTGCTGCACATCGTCAAGAACTACACCGGCGACGTCATGAACTTCGAGATGGCGGCCGAGCTCGCCGCGGACTCGGGCGTGCAGGTCGAGGCCGTCGTCACCGACGACGACGTCGCGGTCCAGGACAGCCTCTTCACCGCCGGACGTCGGGGTGTCGGGGTCACCGTGCTGCTGGAGAAGATCGTCGGCGCGGCCGCCGAGGAGGGCCAGGACCTCGCCGCCTGCGCCGAGCTCGCCCGACGGGTCAACGCCCAGGGGCGGTCCATGGGCATCGCCCTCACCTCCTGCACGGTCCCCGCGGCCGGCAAGCCGACCTTCGAGCTGGCCGACGACGAGATGGAGATCGGCATCGGCATCCACGGGGAGCCGGGGCGCTCCACCGAGAAGCTGGCGCCCGCGCGGGAGGTCGCGGCGCGGCTCGTCGAGCCGGTCGTCTCCGACCTCGGCCTGGAGAGCGGCGAGTCGGTCATCGCCTTCGTCAACGGGATGGGCGGGACGCCTCTGCTCGAGCTCTACGTCATGTACGGCGAGGTCGCCCGCCTGCTCGAGCAGGCCGGGGTCACCGTGGCCCGCTCGCTGGTCGGCAACTACATCACCTCCCTCGAGATGGCCGGCTGCTCGGTCACGCTGCTGCGGGTGGACGAGGAGATGGTGCGGCTCTGGGACGCCCCCGTGGACACGCCCGGCCTGCGATGGGGAGGATGA
- the era gene encoding GTPase Era, translating to MPDEQAYRAGFVSLVGRPNAGKSTLTNALVGSKVAITSSKPQTTRHAIRGIRTTDTSQLILVDTPGLHRPRSLLGQRLNDLVRETLLSVDVIGFCLPSDQRVGPGDSFIARDLADLHRARRVPVVAIATKSDAVSRDRLAEHLVAIDQLGDWDAIIPCSATRGDQVEEVADLLSSWLPESPQLYPADQITDESTLVQIAELVREAALEGVRDELPHSLAVQVEEIVPRPDRPEDSPLSDVRVNVFVERPSQKAIIIGRGGSRLRDVGTEARRGIEALMGQRVHLDLHVKVAKDWQRDPKALDRLGF from the coding sequence GTGCCCGATGAGCAGGCATACCGCGCGGGGTTCGTCAGCCTGGTGGGGCGACCCAACGCCGGGAAGTCGACCCTGACCAACGCCCTCGTGGGGAGCAAGGTGGCGATCACCTCCTCCAAGCCGCAGACCACGCGCCACGCGATCCGGGGCATCCGCACGACGGACACCTCCCAGCTCATCCTCGTCGACACCCCCGGGCTGCACCGACCGCGCTCGCTGCTCGGGCAGCGGCTCAACGACCTCGTCCGCGAGACCCTGCTCTCGGTCGACGTCATCGGCTTCTGCCTGCCCAGCGACCAGCGCGTCGGTCCGGGGGACAGCTTCATCGCGCGGGACCTGGCCGACCTGCACCGGGCTCGCCGGGTGCCGGTGGTCGCCATCGCCACCAAGTCGGACGCGGTGAGCCGGGACCGCCTGGCCGAGCACCTCGTGGCCATCGACCAGCTGGGGGACTGGGACGCGATCATCCCGTGCTCGGCCACCCGCGGCGACCAGGTCGAGGAGGTGGCCGACCTGCTGTCCTCCTGGCTGCCCGAGTCGCCGCAGCTCTACCCGGCCGACCAGATCACCGACGAGTCGACGCTCGTGCAGATCGCCGAGCTGGTGCGTGAGGCGGCCCTGGAGGGCGTGCGCGACGAGCTCCCGCACAGCCTGGCCGTGCAGGTCGAGGAGATCGTCCCGCGCCCGGACCGTCCCGAGGACTCACCGCTGTCGGACGTCCGCGTCAACGTCTTCGTCGAACGCCCGAGCCAGAAGGCCATCATCATCGGCCGGGGCGGCTCCCGCCTGCGCGACGTCGGCACCGAGGCCCGGCGGGGGATCGAGGCGCTCATGGGCCAGCGGGTGCACCTGGACCTGCACGTCAAGGTGGCCAAGGACTGGCAGCGCGACCCCAAGGCCCTGGACCGGCTCGGCTTCTGA
- a CDS encoding hemolysin family protein: protein MTTLVLVAVLTTTIAFLLTAGETALQRVSLRRAEQLVDEGRTGARALERIARDAAPYLAVAAFVRVAAEATTAVLVTVAVDIRTDSHLQTALIAVGIMVVVTFVVVGVSPRTLGRQHTEPVALVAAPVVRLLRLFLGPVAKLLVLFGNAVTPGRGFAEGPFATETELRELVDLAGESSVIEDDEREMIHSIFELGDTVAREVMVPRPDLVTIKGEKVLRQAMSLLLRSGFSRVPVVGEDTDDVLGMLYFKDVARAVNSRAEAAGVVPVTDVMRPVQRIPEMKRVDELLKEMQRGRQHVAVVIDEYGGTAGLVTIEDIVEEIVGEITDEYDRDTVDVEEVLLDDGTARTRVPANLPVDDLAEMFDVEIETEDVDSVGGLLSTAIGMVPIQGAVGEVAGLELTAERMAGRRRRVATVLVRRVPEPEPETPEEDPRTAGRGEVADTDPRDEQQDLAATDAATDTPARRGERWTPHEDEVSTSAR from the coding sequence GTGACCACGCTCGTGCTCGTCGCCGTCCTCACGACGACCATCGCCTTCCTCCTCACCGCCGGCGAGACCGCGCTGCAGCGGGTCAGCCTGCGTCGGGCCGAGCAGCTCGTCGACGAGGGTCGCACCGGCGCCCGGGCGCTGGAGCGCATCGCGAGGGACGCCGCGCCCTACCTCGCGGTCGCCGCCTTCGTCCGCGTCGCGGCCGAGGCGACCACGGCGGTCCTGGTGACCGTCGCCGTCGACATCCGCACCGACTCGCACCTGCAGACGGCGCTCATCGCCGTCGGGATCATGGTCGTCGTGACCTTCGTCGTGGTGGGGGTCTCGCCGCGGACGCTGGGTCGCCAGCACACCGAGCCGGTCGCGCTCGTCGCCGCACCCGTGGTGCGGCTGCTGCGCCTCTTCCTCGGGCCGGTCGCCAAGCTGCTCGTGCTCTTCGGCAACGCGGTGACCCCGGGGCGGGGCTTCGCCGAGGGGCCGTTCGCCACCGAGACCGAGCTGCGCGAGCTGGTCGACCTGGCCGGCGAGTCCTCGGTGATCGAGGACGACGAGCGGGAGATGATCCACTCGATCTTCGAGCTGGGGGACACCGTGGCCCGCGAGGTCATGGTGCCCCGCCCGGACCTGGTGACCATCAAGGGCGAGAAGGTGCTGCGGCAGGCGATGTCGCTGCTGCTGCGCTCGGGCTTCTCCCGGGTGCCGGTGGTGGGGGAGGACACCGACGACGTGCTCGGGATGCTCTACTTCAAGGACGTGGCGCGCGCGGTCAACAGCCGCGCCGAGGCGGCCGGCGTCGTGCCGGTCACCGACGTCATGCGGCCCGTCCAGCGGATCCCCGAGATGAAGCGGGTCGACGAGCTGCTCAAGGAGATGCAGCGCGGCCGCCAGCACGTCGCCGTCGTCATCGACGAGTACGGCGGCACCGCGGGGCTCGTCACCATCGAGGACATCGTCGAGGAGATCGTGGGCGAGATCACCGACGAGTACGACCGCGACACCGTCGACGTGGAGGAGGTCCTCCTCGACGACGGCACCGCGCGCACGCGGGTGCCGGCGAACCTGCCGGTGGACGACCTGGCCGAGATGTTCGACGTCGAGATCGAGACCGAGGACGTCGACTCCGTCGGTGGCCTGCTGTCGACGGCGATCGGCATGGTGCCCATCCAGGGTGCCGTCGGCGAGGTCGCGGGGCTGGAGCTGACCGCCGAGCGCATGGCGGGCCGTCGCCGTCGGGTCGCGACCGTGCTCGTGCGCCGCGTGCCCGAGCCGGAGCCGGAGACGCCGGAGGAGGACCCGCGCACGGCGGGACGCGGCGAGGTGGCCGACACGGACCCGCGCGACGAGCAGCAGGACCTGGCGGCGACCGATGCCGCCACCGACACCCCCGCCCGGCGGGGCGAGCGGTGGACCCCGCACGAGGACGAGGTGAGCACCAGTGCCCGATGA
- the ybeY gene encoding rRNA maturation RNase YbeY, whose amino-acid sequence MMIEVLNESGEVPAPVPEQELADLGRHVLAQLQVNPRAELTITLVDEETMANLHQRWMDLPGPTDVMSFPMDELRPGGGSGRPEDEAGTEAGVLGDVVLCPSVARTQAQQAGHAVGDEMLLLTTHGILHLLGFDHAEKAEEREMFDLQRTLLMTFLAQRGRTTRAADDDVVGRS is encoded by the coding sequence CTGATGATCGAGGTGCTCAACGAGTCGGGCGAGGTGCCGGCACCCGTCCCCGAGCAGGAGCTCGCCGACCTGGGACGGCACGTGCTGGCCCAGCTCCAGGTCAACCCCCGCGCGGAGCTGACCATCACCCTCGTGGACGAGGAGACGATGGCCAACCTGCACCAGCGGTGGATGGACCTGCCCGGCCCCACCGACGTCATGAGCTTCCCCATGGACGAGCTGCGCCCCGGTGGCGGCTCGGGCCGCCCCGAGGACGAGGCGGGCACCGAGGCGGGTGTCCTCGGCGACGTCGTGCTCTGCCCGTCGGTGGCACGGACCCAGGCCCAGCAGGCGGGCCACGCCGTCGGTGACGAGATGCTCCTGCTGACCACGCACGGGATCCTGCACCTGCTCGGCTTCGACCACGCCGAGAAGGCCGAGGAGCGGGAGATGTTCGACCTGCAGCGGACGCTGCTCATGACCTTCCTGGCCCAGCGCGGCCGGACCACGCGGGCGGCCGACGACGACGTGGTGGGGCGTTCGTGA
- a CDS encoding PhoH family protein encodes MTQTDTSPRPQPTHTVVIPDEVPMVTLLGPRDELLRTVERAFPRVDVHVRGNEFRLTGDSAELALVERLVDELLAIVGRGQPLNRDAVERSIGMLRTATSDRPADVLTMNIVSSRGRTIRPKTLNQKHYVDAIDAHTIVFGLGPAGTGKTYLAMAKAVAALQAKQVNRIILTRPAVEAGERLGFLPGTLTDKIDPYLRPLYDALHDMVDSESMSKLMAAGTIEVAPLAYMRGRSLNDAFIILDEAQNTSPEQMKMFLTRLGFGSKMVVTGDTTQVDLPGGTQSGLRVVQDILADVEDIHFSHLTSQDVVRHRLVSDIVDAYGRFDERRQHRGPRRQAAGPAGGGSAPREDT; translated from the coding sequence ATGACGCAGACCGACACCAGCCCACGACCCCAGCCCACGCATACCGTCGTCATCCCCGACGAGGTGCCCATGGTCACCCTCCTGGGGCCGCGCGACGAGCTGCTGCGCACCGTCGAGCGCGCCTTCCCCCGGGTGGACGTGCACGTGCGCGGCAACGAGTTCCGCCTCACCGGCGACTCCGCCGAGCTGGCCCTCGTCGAGCGCCTCGTCGACGAGCTGCTCGCCATCGTCGGGCGCGGGCAGCCGCTCAACCGGGACGCCGTCGAGCGCAGCATCGGGATGCTGCGCACCGCGACCTCCGACCGTCCGGCGGACGTGCTGACGATGAACATCGTCTCCAGCCGGGGCCGCACCATCCGGCCCAAGACGCTCAACCAGAAGCACTACGTCGACGCCATCGACGCCCACACCATCGTCTTCGGGCTCGGCCCGGCCGGCACCGGCAAGACCTACCTGGCCATGGCCAAGGCGGTCGCCGCGCTGCAGGCCAAGCAGGTCAACCGCATCATCCTCACCCGGCCGGCGGTCGAGGCGGGGGAGCGGCTGGGCTTCCTGCCGGGCACCCTCACCGACAAGATCGACCCCTACCTGCGCCCCCTCTACGACGCGCTGCACGACATGGTCGACAGCGAGTCCATGTCCAAGCTCATGGCGGCGGGCACCATCGAGGTGGCCCCCCTGGCCTACATGCGCGGGCGCAGCCTCAACGACGCCTTCATCATCCTGGACGAGGCCCAGAACACCTCTCCCGAGCAGATGAAGATGTTCCTCACCCGGCTCGGGTTCGGCTCCAAGATGGTGGTGACCGGGGACACCACGCAGGTCGACCTCCCGGGCGGCACCCAGTCGGGCCTGCGGGTGGTCCAGGACATCCTGGCCGACGTGGAGGACATCCACTTCTCCCACCTCACCAGCCAGGACGTCGTGCGTCACCGGCTGGTCAGCGACATCGTCGACGCCTACGGGAGGTTCGACGAGCGTCGGCAGCACCGGGGCCCGAGGCGCCAGGCGGCCGGACCGGCCGGCGGGGGGTCGGCCCCCCGGGAGGACACCTGA
- a CDS encoding MFS transporter, with protein MSATTRAGEVREEPRSVFSPGVRSASVGATVLIAIFALEYIAVGAAMPTVAAALDGYHLYNMAFGATVAASVVGMILSGWWSDRSGPRPVVLGGGAAFVAGLLVAGLATSMEVFVVGRGLQGLGSGLASVALYVVIAQRVPDALRPPVFSLLAAAWVLPGLAGPLLTGVVVEHLSWRWVFLGVAPAFLVALVVLRPALRATRPSSEAGHLRPGIIGWAVLAAVGVGLLNLAGERIQPWEYALGAVLLVLLAVASHHLLPRGALVLARGLPSVVGVRAALGASFVAAEAYLPLMLRDEHGYSPAQAGGVLAAASVTWALGSWFQGRAAPETDRYRLMLAGVVGYALVMAVLGVGVWGSWPGWVVIALYGVATFGVGVAYPNTSVLTLRLSSEPEVGRNSSALQVGEALASALALAATGVVFGLTYGTAPHAAFVGTLVVSVAVGLLSVLSASRARPARTAPVGPAV; from the coding sequence ATGAGCGCGACCACCCGGGCCGGCGAGGTGCGCGAGGAGCCGCGGTCGGTGTTCTCGCCCGGCGTGCGCAGCGCGTCGGTCGGCGCGACCGTCCTCATCGCGATCTTCGCGCTGGAGTACATCGCGGTCGGCGCGGCCATGCCGACGGTGGCGGCCGCCCTGGACGGCTACCACCTCTACAACATGGCGTTCGGGGCGACCGTCGCCGCGAGCGTCGTGGGGATGATCCTCAGCGGCTGGTGGTCGGACCGCTCCGGGCCACGACCGGTGGTGCTCGGCGGGGGTGCCGCCTTCGTGGCCGGCCTGCTGGTCGCCGGTCTCGCCACCTCCATGGAGGTCTTCGTCGTCGGTCGCGGGCTGCAGGGCCTCGGCAGCGGGCTGGCGAGCGTGGCGCTCTACGTCGTCATCGCCCAGCGGGTCCCGGACGCGCTGCGGCCCCCGGTGTTCTCGCTGCTGGCCGCGGCGTGGGTCCTCCCGGGCCTGGCCGGCCCCCTGCTCACCGGGGTGGTCGTCGAGCACCTGTCCTGGCGCTGGGTGTTCCTCGGGGTGGCTCCCGCCTTCCTGGTGGCGCTCGTCGTGCTGCGCCCGGCGCTGCGGGCGACCCGCCCCAGCAGCGAGGCCGGTCACCTCCGGCCGGGCATCATCGGCTGGGCGGTGCTCGCCGCCGTGGGCGTGGGCCTGCTCAACCTCGCGGGTGAGCGCATCCAGCCGTGGGAGTACGCCCTGGGTGCGGTGCTCCTGGTCCTGCTCGCCGTCGCGTCGCACCACCTGCTGCCCCGCGGGGCGCTGGTGCTGGCGCGCGGGCTGCCCTCGGTCGTCGGTGTCCGGGCCGCCCTGGGCGCCTCGTTCGTGGCCGCCGAGGCCTACCTCCCGCTCATGCTGCGCGACGAGCACGGCTACAGCCCGGCCCAGGCGGGCGGCGTGCTCGCCGCCGCCTCGGTCACCTGGGCCCTCGGGTCGTGGTTCCAGGGCCGCGCCGCCCCCGAGACCGACCGCTACCGGCTCATGCTCGCCGGAGTCGTCGGGTATGCGCTGGTCATGGCGGTCCTGGGCGTCGGGGTCTGGGGCTCCTGGCCCGGGTGGGTGGTCATCGCGCTGTACGGCGTCGCGACCTTCGGGGTCGGTGTCGCCTACCCCAACACCTCCGTCCTCACGCTGCGGCTGTCCAGCGAGCCCGAGGTCGGCCGCAACAGCTCGGCCCTGCAAGTCGGGGAGGCCCTGGCCAGCGCCCTCGCCCTGGCCGCCACCGGGGTGGTCTTCGGCCTGACCTACGGGACCGCCCCGCACGCCGCCTTCGTCGGGACCCTCGTCGTCTCCGTCGCCGTCGGGCTGCTCTCGGTGCTCAGCGCATCGCGGGCGCGGCCCGCACGGACGGCGCCCGTCGGTCCCGCCGTCTAG
- a CDS encoding 16S rRNA (uracil(1498)-N(3))-methyltransferase produces MSDPLFLLPTASLVGEEIVLDGPEGRHAATVQRIGVGESVVVSDGAGQGARCRVVGAGGDALRLQVTERLTDDEPRLRLVLVQALAKGDRDLQAVETATELDVTEVVPWQADRSIVRWRGERAAKALRRWDQTIVAATKQSRRLRRPALGDPVGRRGLLERAAGADLVLVLHEEATVPLSTLTLPDAGEVLLVVGPEGGISPDELSDLVGAGAHAVRLGRSVLRSSTAGPAALAVLGAAASQAWR; encoded by the coding sequence GTGAGCGACCCGCTCTTCCTGCTGCCCACGGCCTCGCTCGTCGGCGAGGAGATCGTGCTCGACGGTCCCGAGGGCCGGCACGCGGCGACGGTGCAGCGCATCGGGGTGGGGGAGAGCGTGGTCGTCTCCGACGGCGCCGGGCAGGGTGCCCGGTGCCGCGTCGTCGGGGCCGGGGGTGACGCGCTGCGCCTGCAGGTGACCGAGCGCCTGACGGACGACGAGCCGCGGCTGCGGCTCGTGCTCGTCCAGGCGCTCGCCAAGGGCGACCGCGACCTGCAGGCCGTCGAGACGGCGACCGAGCTCGACGTCACCGAGGTCGTCCCGTGGCAGGCGGACCGGAGCATCGTGCGGTGGCGCGGCGAGCGGGCGGCCAAGGCGCTGCGCCGGTGGGACCAGACGATCGTCGCCGCCACGAAGCAGTCGCGCCGGTTGCGGCGCCCCGCGCTCGGCGACCCGGTGGGGCGCCGCGGGCTGCTCGAGCGCGCCGCCGGGGCCGACCTCGTCCTCGTGCTCCACGAGGAGGCCACCGTCCCGCTCAGCACGCTGACGCTGCCGGACGCCGGGGAGGTGCTGCTCGTCGTGGGACCCGAGGGCGGGATCTCGCCCGACGAGCTGTCCGACCTCGTCGGCGCCGGGGCACACGCCGTGCGGCTGGGGCGCAGCGTGCTGCGCTCCTCCACCGCCGGCCCGGCGGCGCTGGCCGTGCTCGGGGCCGCCGCCTCGCAGGCGTGGCGATGA
- the dnaJ gene encoding molecular chaperone DnaJ, translated as MNDYYADLGVAREATPEEIKKAYRKKARQLHPDVNPGAEAEAEFKKVSQAYDVLGDAGKRASYDRGQDPYGGATGGFGQGFTFSDIMDAFFGGTAAGARGPRSRTQRGHDALIRLDIDLPTAAFGGEQTLQIDTAVVCSTCSGAGAQPGSGTRTCDVCSGRGEVQQVQRSFLGQVMTSRPCQACRGFGNVIEHPCFDCSGEGRVRTRRDLTLKVPGGVDTGTRIALAGEGEVGPFGGEPGDLYVEIQVEPHEVFTRRGDDLHCTLEVPMTAAALGATLPVETLDGPVEVDLRAGTQPGQTVPLPGKGVTHLRGEGRGDLIVHLDVKVPTRLNDTQRELLAQLAESRGESSPTGRMGTSGGVGRKHSLWDALRGR; from the coding sequence GTGAACGACTACTACGCCGACCTCGGCGTCGCCCGCGAGGCCACCCCCGAGGAGATCAAGAAGGCCTACCGCAAGAAGGCCCGCCAGCTGCACCCCGACGTCAACCCCGGCGCCGAGGCCGAGGCCGAGTTCAAGAAGGTCAGCCAGGCCTACGACGTGCTCGGCGACGCCGGCAAGCGCGCCTCCTACGACCGGGGCCAGGACCCCTACGGCGGTGCCACCGGCGGCTTCGGCCAGGGCTTCACCTTCAGCGACATCATGGACGCGTTCTTCGGCGGCACGGCGGCGGGGGCGCGCGGTCCGCGCTCCCGGACGCAGCGCGGCCACGACGCGCTCATCCGGCTCGACATCGACCTGCCCACCGCGGCCTTCGGCGGTGAGCAGACCCTCCAGATCGACACCGCGGTGGTGTGCAGCACCTGCTCGGGTGCCGGGGCGCAGCCGGGCAGCGGCACCCGCACGTGCGACGTCTGCAGCGGGCGGGGCGAGGTGCAGCAGGTGCAGCGCTCCTTCCTCGGTCAGGTGATGACCTCCCGCCCGTGCCAGGCGTGCCGCGGCTTCGGCAACGTCATCGAGCACCCCTGCTTCGACTGCTCCGGCGAGGGCCGGGTCCGCACCCGTCGCGACCTCACCCTCAAGGTCCCCGGCGGCGTCGACACCGGGACCCGGATCGCGCTCGCGGGCGAGGGCGAGGTCGGGCCCTTCGGTGGTGAGCCGGGCGACCTCTACGTCGAGATCCAGGTGGAGCCGCACGAGGTCTTCACCCGGCGCGGCGACGACCTCCACTGCACCCTCGAGGTGCCGATGACCGCAGCGGCCCTGGGGGCCACCCTGCCCGTGGAGACCCTGGACGGGCCGGTCGAGGTGGACCTGCGTGCCGGCACCCAGCCCGGCCAGACGGTGCCGCTGCCCGGCAAGGGCGTCACCCACCTGCGCGGCGAGGGCCGCGGCGACCTCATCGTCCACCTCGACGTCAAGGTGCCCACCCGGCTCAACGACACCCAGCGCGAGCTGCTGGCGCAGCTGGCCGAGAGCCGGGGCGAGTCCAGCCCGACCGGGCGCATGGGCACCTCCGGCGGGGTCGGCCGCAAGCACAGCCTCTGGGACGCGCTGCGTGGCAGGTAG
- the hrcA gene encoding heat-inducible transcriptional repressor HrcA, with protein MSEDRRLEVLRAIVQDYVRTSEPVGSKALLERHRLGVSAATVRNDMAALEDEGLITAPHTSAGRIPTDAGYRLFVDRLQQIKPMSRAERAAIARFLDGALDLDDVVSRTTRLLSSLTQQVAVMQYPSLSRSTLRHVELVPVGGTRLMIVLITSTGRVEQRVVDVRRDLTLEPDVVATLRTLVNELAVGELLARIPARLAAVEERVAPTDRPLAQVVVDTLAEAAQERTEERIAMAGTANLARVGSDFPTSLSQVLEALEEHVVLLRLMGSMASLDDGETVAVAIGTENPYEPLRTTSVVATTYGPAGGLGVVGPTRMDYPQAMATVRAVAHYVADILDG; from the coding sequence GTGAGCGAGGACCGTCGCCTGGAGGTGCTGCGCGCGATCGTGCAGGACTACGTCCGCACCTCCGAACCCGTGGGGTCCAAGGCGCTGCTGGAGCGGCACCGGCTCGGAGTGTCCGCCGCGACCGTGCGCAACGACATGGCCGCGCTGGAGGACGAGGGCCTCATCACCGCCCCGCACACGAGCGCGGGACGGATCCCGACGGACGCGGGCTACCGCCTGTTCGTCGACCGCCTGCAGCAGATCAAGCCGATGAGCCGGGCCGAGCGCGCCGCGATCGCCCGCTTCCTCGACGGTGCGCTGGACCTCGACGACGTCGTCTCCCGCACGACGCGGCTGCTGTCCAGCCTCACCCAGCAGGTCGCGGTGATGCAGTACCCCAGCCTGTCCCGGTCCACCCTGCGCCACGTCGAGCTGGTGCCCGTCGGCGGCACCCGCCTCATGATCGTCCTCATCACGAGCACCGGGCGGGTCGAGCAGCGCGTCGTCGACGTCCGCCGGGACCTGACCCTTGAGCCCGACGTGGTGGCCACCCTGCGCACCCTCGTCAACGAGCTGGCCGTCGGCGAGCTGCTCGCCCGCATCCCCGCCCGGCTCGCCGCCGTGGAGGAGCGGGTCGCGCCGACCGACCGGCCGCTGGCCCAGGTCGTCGTCGACACCCTGGCCGAGGCCGCCCAGGAGCGCACCGAGGAGCGCATCGCCATGGCCGGCACCGCCAACCTGGCGCGGGTGGGCAGCGACTTCCCCACCTCCCTCTCCCAGGTGCTCGAGGCCCTGGAGGAGCACGTCGTCCTGCTGCGCCTCATGGGCAGCATGGCCTCCCTCGACGACGGCGAGACCGTCGCCGTCGCGATCGGCACCGAGAACCCCTACGAGCCGCTGCGCACCACCTCGGTCGTGGCGACCACCTACGGCCCCGCCGGGGGGCTGGGGGTCGTCGGGCCGACCCGCATGGACTACCCGCAGGCGATGGCCACGGTCCGGGCCGTGGCGCACTACGTCGCCGACATCCTGGACGGGTGA
- the fumC gene encoding class II fumarate hydratase: MSEPRTETDSMGQVEVPSDRYWGAQTQRSIHNFPIGQDTFVWGRPIITALGILKKGAAQANAELGELPQDVADLIVQAADEVISGELDDHFPLVVFQTGSGTQSNMNSNEVISNRAIELAGGELGSKTPVHPNDHVNRGQSSNDTFPTAMHIAVLLELRDRLEGAVGQLRDTLAAKSAEYADVVKVGRTHLQDATPITLGQEIGGWVAQLDYALGEVRHAAEGLHELAIGGTAVGTGLNAHPEFGALAARRMGEEVGLELRSADNRFAALSAHDALVQTSAALRTLAGALMKMANDVRWLASGPRNGIGELLIPENEPGSSIMPGKVNPTQSEAMTMVATRVFGNDATVGFAGSQGNFQLNVFKPVMVHAVLESIRLISDACLAFDVGCARGIEPNTERIEANLASNLMQVTALNPHIGYDKAAAIAKAAHRSGQTLREAALESGHLTAEEFDAWVVPLDMTHPREA; encoded by the coding sequence ATGAGCGAGCCGCGCACCGAGACCGACAGCATGGGCCAGGTGGAGGTCCCCTCCGACCGCTACTGGGGGGCGCAGACGCAGCGCAGCATCCACAACTTCCCCATCGGCCAGGACACCTTCGTGTGGGGACGCCCGATCATCACCGCGCTGGGGATCCTCAAGAAGGGCGCCGCCCAGGCCAACGCCGAGCTGGGCGAGCTGCCGCAGGACGTCGCCGACCTCATCGTGCAGGCGGCCGACGAGGTCATCTCCGGCGAGCTCGACGACCACTTCCCGCTCGTCGTCTTCCAGACCGGCTCCGGCACCCAGAGCAACATGAACTCCAACGAGGTCATCTCCAACCGCGCCATCGAGCTGGCCGGCGGGGAGCTGGGGAGCAAGACCCCGGTGCACCCCAACGACCACGTCAACCGGGGGCAGAGCAGCAACGACACCTTCCCCACCGCCATGCACATCGCCGTGCTCCTCGAGCTGCGGGACCGCCTCGAGGGCGCGGTGGGCCAGCTGCGCGACACCCTCGCCGCCAAGTCGGCGGAGTACGCCGACGTCGTCAAGGTCGGCCGCACGCACCTGCAGGACGCCACCCCCATCACCCTGGGGCAGGAGATCGGCGGCTGGGTGGCCCAGCTCGACTACGCCCTGGGCGAGGTGCGCCACGCCGCGGAGGGGCTGCACGAGCTGGCGATCGGCGGCACGGCCGTCGGCACCGGGCTGAACGCCCACCCGGAGTTCGGGGCGCTCGCCGCCCGCCGGATGGGTGAGGAGGTCGGGCTGGAGCTGCGCAGCGCCGACAACAGGTTCGCCGCGCTCTCCGCGCACGACGCCCTGGTGCAGACCTCGGCGGCCCTGCGGACCCTCGCCGGGGCGTTGATGAAGATGGCCAACGACGTGCGCTGGCTGGCCTCCGGGCCGCGCAACGGGATCGGAGAGCTGCTCATCCCGGAGAACGAGCCGGGCAGCTCGATCATGCCGGGCAAGGTCAACCCCACCCAGTCCGAGGCCATGACCATGGTCGCGACCCGCGTCTTCGGCAACGACGCGACGGTGGGCTTCGCCGGCAGCCAGGGCAACTTCCAGCTCAACGTCTTCAAGCCGGTCATGGTCCACGCCGTGCTGGAGAGCATCCGGCTCATCAGCGACGCCTGCCTCGCCTTCGACGTGGGGTGCGCGCGGGGCATCGAGCCGAACACCGAGCGGATCGAGGCCAACCTCGCCAGCAACCTCATGCAGGTGACCGCGCTGAACCCGCACATCGGCTACGACAAGGCCGCCGCCATCGCCAAGGCGGCGCACCGGTCCGGGCAGACGCTGCGCGAGGCGGCCCTGGAGAGCGGCCACCTCACCGCCGAGGAGTTCGACGCCTGGGTCGTGCCGCTCGACATGACCCACCCGCGCGAGGCCTGA